GCTTTATATTGAAAAATCATATGATTTAGTGCTGACAAATAACGAATTGATCCAAAGTAATAATTATATTTCTAATGTATTTGACAGTACAGATTCGTTGATTTTGGTTTTTGATAGTCAGTTGAATATTGTAACACACAATAAAGCTTTAGGCGATTTAAATAAATTGTATGAACAACAGGATACGTTATCACTTTCAACAATTAACTTAGAAAATGAAAAAGAATTTGAAGATAGTTTAAATCAGGTATTGAGTAGAGATGAGAAGGTTTCTCTGGGCTCTGTGAATGTCACGAAAGGAAAGCAAAAGAGGAAGTATTCATTTTCCTTATCGCCGTTTAAAAATAGTAAGGAGCAAGTTGTAGGTGTTGTTGCAGTAGGATCAGATATAACCAAACTGCAGATGATAAATCATGAACTTGAACAACTAAGTAACTATGGTTTGATGGGTCAAATCGCTTTAGGACTATCTCATGATGTAAAAAACCCTCTTTCAAATATTCGAAGCTGTGCTCATCTAGTCGGAAAACCTAATATAGAAGCGATTCAAAGAGTTGAATTGGTTTCCATTATTCAACAAGAAGTCGACCGAATCAATCAAATAATAGAAGAGATGATGTCTTTTAATGTGATTTCTAAAGAGAGTGATTTTAAGTTTTTAGATTTGAATAAAATTTTATTGAACTGCAAACATATTATTGAAAGACAAAAATTATTTAAGCAAATAGAAATTAAGGGTGATCTAGAAGAATATCTTCCGCCATTTGAAGGGCAAAAAAGTGATATGCAGCAGCTATTTTTAAATATTATGCTAAACGCCATGCAGTCTATTGAAGATCATGGAGTGATAACGATTAAAAGTCGTTTTCTAAAAGAGCATGATCAAATTGAGATTTCTATTTCTGACACGGGTAAAGGGATGTTAAAAGAAGAACTTGATAATATAGGAACGCCTTATTATACGACAAAGCCACGTGGAACTGGGTTAGGATTATATACAGCCAAGCGTATTGCAAGAAAATATGATGCCAAGTTGGATATTCAATCGATCGTAGAAAAAGGAACGACCTGTTGTATTTATTTTTCGTGTATTTAAGCGTGAACAGGTGGTCGTTGATAGTTAGGGTACAGGAGGAGCAATATGTACAAAATTCTTGTGGCTGATGATGAAAAGGTAGCTCTATTGGTTCTAGAAAGAGAATTATCCGATGCGGGTTACGATGTTTATACAGCAAATGATGGAAAAGCAGCCAGCCAGCTTATCCAAGATCAACATTTTGACATTGTCATATTGGATGTTTATATGCCATACAAAAATGGTTTTGAATTAGTGAAAGAAATCAAAAAAAAATCAACTAATACAATCATTTTATTAGTAACGGCCTATGCGTCGATTGAAAATGCAGTAGATGCGATTAAATTAGGTGCGGAGGATTACCTGGATAAACCATATGATCTTTCTCAGTTATTACAAAAAATAGCGCAGTTACTTCAGATTCGCTTACAAAAGTCTAAAGATCATAAAATTAAAGTAACTAAAAATAGTAATTTGATTGGTGAAAGTCCTTTGATGAAAAAAATCCAATCAACGCTAGAAAAAGTTAAGGAGTTAACAACAACCGTTTTGATCACCGGTGAGAGTGGGACGGGAAAAGGGGTAGTTGCTAGAGAGCTACATTCGTTAGGAAAGTTTAAAGAGCTGCCGTTTATTCATGTTGATTGCGCTTCTTTGTCTCAAAACTTGATTGAAAGTGAACTATTTGGCTATGAAAAAGGTGCATTTACCGGAGCAAATTCTCTAAAGCAAGGAAAATTTGAAATTGCAAAAAATGGAATCATATTTTTAGATGAGGTCGGGACACTTCCACTAAATTTGCAATCCAAATTGCTTACAGTATTACAAGATAAACAATTCTATCGCATCGGCGGTGTTGAAAGTATTTCCATGCATGCTCGAGTAATCGCGGCAACAAATGAAAATATTGAAAAGAATGTTGAAACAGGACTATTTAGAGAAGATCTTTTTTATCGCTTAAATGTGATTAGAATAGAAATTCCTCCGCTACGTTTACGAAAAGAGGATATTCCGCACTTGGCAGAAAAATTTATAGAAGAATTTTCCTTGTCGATGAATCACGATGAACTTATCATTGCGCCATATTTTCTAGAATGTTTACAAAAATATGAATGGCCAGGGAATATTCGAGAATTAGAGAACGCAATCGAAAGCTCGGTTGCGTTATGTGATGGACGAACACTTAAAGAGACCGATTTGCCAATCAATATTGCAAAAAAAGCGATACAAGCCAGTAATAGCCAAGAAAATTATTTTAAACAATCGATCAAAAATCAAGAAATTATAACGATTTTGGAGTCATTAGAGAAGTTTGATGGACATAGAGAAAAAACAGCAAATTATTTAGGTATCACTAGGCGATCCCTTCAATATAAACTTAAAAAATATAATCTATTGTCTAAATCGTAAGAAGGCTCAAAGTGAGTAGCAAAGGATAATTGTATTCATTTCATGATCCCACTATTAAAAAAATCGATGAGTGCGCCATGTAAAATGATTTCAGCTGGATTATAAAAACTTTTTAGAGGTCTATAAAGACCAATATCAAAAGAAAGAGACTCTTTGAATTTTTTTTGTAAAAAGTAGTTTTGCTTAGCAGATTTTTTAGGCATTATAGGCATGATAACGATCTTATTAGAATCTTTAGTCGTTTCTAATAAATACTCCCATGAAGTTGAAGTAAATTGAATTTTTGCTTTAGGAAACGCGTGCTTCAGTTTTTTTAGAACAATATGGTAAGATGTTAAACTTTTTTGAAACGTCCCTACAGGGTAACCTTTTAAATCAGACCAATCGATTTTATCCAGTTCAGCCAAATCGTGGTGAATACTCATATAAGCAGCGTATTCGCCTAGGCGAATAGAATACTCTTCGAACTGATTTTTATTAAGAGCTGCAGGCTGTACTAACACAGCGATATCTAGAGCATTGTCTAGTAATAATGCTTTTAATTCATTGGCACTTTGCTCAATGATTTCTATACCTATATTCTTATGATGGGAAATAAATTCTGGTAGAAAGGGTATAAAATAGCTTCTGAGTAAGGTAGGCGGAATACCAATACGGACACTGCCAACCAATTTATTCGCTTCGTTTTTGATGGCTTTGAGCATTTCTTGATGCTTTTGAACGATCTCTAAAGCGTATCTATATAAAACATGACCTGCGGGCGTCAATTCGTTAAGCCGGCCATTTTTTCTAGTGAATAACAAAATCCCCTCACCATTTTCAAAGTTTGAAACGACTTGGCTTAATGCTGATTGCGTAATATGTACTTTTTCAGCTGCCAGCGTCAAGTTAAAGTCACATTCTACTATTTTGATGAAGTAGACTAGTTGTGTAATATCCATAAGTATTCCCTCGTTTTCATTTTTTAGCCAAGATAAGACTAATATGTAAATGTGCATACCAGAGAATTAACTTCGCTGATATGCACAAAACTGATTATTTTTATCCGTGGTGGGGTGCGTTTGAAAAGGTAAAATCAACAGCAGATAGTTTGTTTTTCAAGTTTTCTGCTTCGTTAAACATTTCTTTAATCATATCAGAAACAGACTCTTCTTTGTTTAACATACCTGAAATTTCTCCAGCCATAACAGAACCGTTGATAACGTCATCTTCAAAAACGGCTTTTTTTAAGGCACCTTGGCTAATCGAATTCAACTCTTCGTCAGTAGCATTTTGCTTTTCAAGTTCTGCATATTTTGTAGAGAGAGGATTGGCAATTGTTCTAACTGGGGCACCATGTGAACTTCCAGTAATCAGAGTCGAAGTGTCAGTCGCCTCAAGTACTAATTGTTTAAACTTTTCACGTACAGGACATTCTTTGGCAAGTAAAAAACGCGTACCAACTTGAACACCAGAAGCACCGAGCGCAAATGCTGCTAAAACACCTCTGCCGTCACCGATGCCACCAGCTGCAATTACAGGAATTGAGACTGCATCTACGACCTGAGGCCAAAGCGGAAGCGAGCTAAGTGAGCCAATATGCCCACCAGCTTCCATTCCTTCCGCTACCACAGCATCTGCACCAAGTGCTTCCATTTTTTTTGCTATTTTTACATTTGGTATAACTGGAATCACTATTATACCAGCTGCTTTCCACTTTTCAATAAATTTTTTGGGTGAGCCAGCTCCAGTAGTGACAATTGGAACATTATACTTGATTACAAGTTCGGAGATTGCCTCAGAATTTTGATCCATAAGCATAATATTTACTGCAAATGGTCTGCTTGTATTTGCTTGGATCAGTTTGATTTCGGCTTCGATTTCAGCAGGTGTTCTACCACCAGCAGCTAAGATACCTAATCCACCAGCATTTGAGACAGCAGATATTAGCGGTTCACGGGATATTTGTGCCATTGCGCCTTGGAAAATTGGATAGTCAATGCCTAACATTTTTGTTACATTCATAAAATGATCTACTCCTTTGTATTTGTTGTATAAGATAAATGTTCAGATAAGATGAAACCTCATATATAGAAAACATACATCGTTGATTGGGGTGTAGCTACTATTCTGTTTTCATTGCCTTTAGTTTATTTTAGGGCTTGAAACACACGTTCATTATAAATTCCCCTTTCTTTGTGTACGTGAACAGAAGCTTAATAAGCAAACGATCTATCTTATAGTTATTTATTAAGCAATTTAGATACCAATTTATTCAAGCTAGAGCTAGGAGCGCTTTTTTAAGCGTTTTATACAAATTTGATCGAGTTATTGTGAAAAAATGTGAATATTCTTTCACAACAAAAAAGCTACCTTGTACTAAAAATGTACAAAAATAAAACAAAACAGTTTATAAATCCAGCTAGAAATCATACAGGAAGGCGGAAGAGGTCAATTTTTGCTTATTTGTAATAATTGGCATGGCTTTTGCTTTTATTGTTTTGAAACTAAAAAAGAAAGGATTTGAAAATGATGGAGAGAAAACTTCCTCTAGAAGGAATCAAAGTTGTTGAATTAGGTACTCACGTAGCTGTTCCAAATGCTACTCGATTCATGGCAGATTGGGGAGCAGAGGTGATTAAGGTAGAAGGGGTACGTGGAGAAGAATGGCGTGTCATTGGAAATTCTTACTATACACCTGTTGCGGATGATGAGAATCCCATTTTTACTGTTCAAAATGCGAATAAAGAATTTATCGCAATTGATTTAAAAAATCCAGATGGAATGGAAATAATGAAAAAACTAATTCGTGAAGCAGATATATTTATCAGTAATGTTCGCTTAAATTCATTGAAGAAAATGAAGTTAGATTATGAGGCGGTCAAACCATTAAATCCGCAAATTATTTATTGTCATTTTACTGGCTTTGGGTATGAAGGACCAGATAGAAATCGACCAGGATTCGATATGGCTGCTTATTGGGCAAGATCTGGTGCTATGAGTGATTGGGTCAGTAAAGGGGACTATCCAATCAAACCGCCAGGTGGTTTCGGAGATGCTACTGTTAGTGCGAATATCTGCTCTGGAATCTTAGCTGCATTGTATGCAAGAACCCAGTCAGGTAAAGGAACCTTTTTAACTAGTTCATTATATTCAAGTGCAATTTGGTACAATTCAACCGGAATTGTTTCTACGCAGGAGAAATATGGAAACGTTTACCCTAAAGATAAAAATCAACCAGTAAATCCTTTTTC
The Enterococcus silesiacus DNA segment above includes these coding regions:
- a CDS encoding 2-nitropropane dioxygenase, which produces MNVTKMLGIDYPIFQGAMAQISREPLISAVSNAGGLGILAAGGRTPAEIEAEIKLIQANTSRPFAVNIMLMDQNSEAISELVIKYNVPIVTTGAGSPKKFIEKWKAAGIIVIPVIPNVKIAKKMEALGADAVVAEGMEAGGHIGSLSSLPLWPQVVDAVSIPVIAAGGIGDGRGVLAAFALGASGVQVGTRFLLAKECPVREKFKQLVLEATDTSTLITGSSHGAPVRTIANPLSTKYAELEKQNATDEELNSISQGALKKAVFEDDVINGSVMAGEISGMLNKEESVSDMIKEMFNEAENLKNKLSAVDFTFSNAPHHG